GAGTAcccatcaagaaggaagaagttCCCGCCGTTGTCCAGCCCGCTCTATTACCCGCTGCTCCTATCGCCGCCGCAACAATGACAGCGGACAAGtcgaagaagcgcaagcggTAGGAGTGACGGTCGCCTCCTTGGCGAATTTTTAGATGTTGGCTTGGTATGTGTCATTTTGCACAAGAAACACGCATTGTCGAAATCTTGAGCATGTACACTCAACCTTGATCAACCATCTAGGCGGTCATGTCAGACTCGCAACCAAACTTGTCTCACTTCACAACAATGGATTGTAAACATCGCATCAAGGACAAAAACACCATCGCAGTATATCATGCGCATTatctcatcttcctccttttttgtttttctttttttatcttGTTGTTACTATGGTTCGCAGGCGAGAGGGCGGCACTCATGATGATTTTCAGGAGGATGTAATAACGACGGCCTGCCGGCCATTACACTCCTTATATGGCGTTtgggggggagggggagatGTGGGAGTTGTCGAGTGTCTTTTGTTACTTCTCTTTTCGTTTCATCTGCTTTGTGCTCTTGCTCTGGAAGGCCTGGCAAGGACGGATGGCTCGCTGTTCGAGTTGCCATGGTCTTCCACAAGGCGGGCGATCAAAAATGGAAGGGCGCGAGGAAGGGAGGTTTGGAGGCAAGCTCGGCGCGTGGATTGGAAAATCTCCCAAGGGATAGAAGGAAGGGTAGGAACGGAAATATGGAAGGGTTATCATCGAGTGTGTATGTGAAAGCGCAAGACAAAGGAACTCAGGGGAGAGCTCAAAGAGGGAGACAgacgaaaaaaaaggaaGCCCGTCTGGATGCTAACTATGGAAATTGTCTACTAGCCGCGCAAAAGGACGGACGGACTCGGGGTCGGCGAAGGCGACAGGGAGTGGCTGTTTCTGATTTCCTTGTTCTATTGCGATTTTCTATAGCTTGCTGTAGTATGCATTCCTACGCAACATGTTCAATTATTCATTTGCTGGGCGTTTATACGTGATGGTGAGGGACGGGGAGGGAATGTGGTTGCACCGTTTTACATGGCGCCCATGACCTAGGCGTTTAAAAACGAGGATATAGCCGTCGCAACAGTACGCGACCGCTTTCCCCGTCTCCCGGAGCGATACAGATAAACGTGGTTGCTGGATTTTCACGATGTGGTGTCGCAGGCGAGGGCATTTTGCGACAGAAGCGCTGCAAGCTTGTTTCTCGGACCCCCTGCCGACACCATCTCAAGCCTGAACGCGGTCGCATCGAACGCGCAGCAACCCCCTCAACGGTATTGAAACCCAATTACACTCTCTGTTACATAttgcatcgcatcgcattgCATTTCAAACCTTCCCTTCACCTGCGTTATCTCAACGGTCTTCTTTTTTTGAATTTCAAAGAACCGGTCAATCGTCTTAACCTACACCCCACCATCAAAtccctcccctctccccccGAATCGGGCGCTAGCGTCCCGCTCCCGCCCCACCCGCCCGCACGATGCGGGGACGATCCCAGAGCCGATTGGTCCAGTATCCCGGCAAGGTGGCATCACGTGAGATGCCAGGTCATTGCTTTTTTACGTCATGTTTTTTTTGTGTGCGTGTCTTTGTTTACCCCGCGCTCGCGATGGAGGGGTAATTCTTCTTCATGGGTGGTTTCGCGACACAAGAGGTGGACATAATAAACAAGACAAGTCCAAAAGTGCAAAAAATTAATGGTTGTTTTTTGGTGGTTTTTATGTAGCGTGGAGAATGGCGATCGCGATGATGCTACTCTTTTTCTTGTTGATCATTTGCGAGCGGCGATATCAGCGCCGTTCGGCGTCGGAACTCTCATCCCGAAACGCCAGCCGTTTTATCGGTCGCAACAGTGGACTCTCTGCGCAGCTGCGCGCACCACCTGCGCGTTGCGACAAATGCGGTGAATGATAGAGGGCTTGCAGGGGACATAGTGGGCGCGTCTTGCATTTCGCAGGCGCCTTTATTTGTTTATTGATTTTTTTTGTGTGCCCTTCCCCTCCGGCGCCGATGGCCGCGACCACCCGTGACGGAGACCTTTCATTGGCCCCACGTCTCCTGCCCCAAAGCCGCGGACATCCGTCGCCGGAGGTGTTTAGGTGCCCCGGCCGTCGGTGCGGGGCCATCGGGGCCGGCCGGTACTTACCCTGGAGGTTCGTTCGGCTCTTCTGAGTCACAAAATCTCCACCCTTTTTCGGCCGTTGAATATCGGAGGAGAAAAGGTCCAATTGACCCGCAATTGAAACAGTCAATTGATAGCAACttctcacctcacctccGACTCTTGGCGTTTCCCGTATTCTGGATGTTGTACaatggccatcatcatgcaTTTAGGGGGCCCCCTTTTGTTGGGgtaaaaaaagaagagggaaTCCACCTCCAACACCGAGGTCACCTGGACCGGGAATAATCACCCATCGTCCTGTCACGTACACCCTACGACgcctctttttccttcttcccccctcccctaTCTACATGTCGTTGACAGGGCGCCCTACAACAACCTAGTCAACTAGAGAGGACCCCACGACGGCCGGACTTCAGCAAATGACAATGCCTAGAGCACGGAGCGCCGAGGGCCCGATCGGAGCGGTTCATCCTGTGTGGGGCGCGATATCGGCCGAAGATGGGTGGTAGAGGGAGAAAATCCTTTATCCTTCTGATAGTAGGGAAAGGAAATCCAATTCCGGCTGGGCGAATTAATAATGCCTGGCTGTATATAGGAGCCTCGCTGACCCCGGAATCGAGATCCTGCCGCCCCCCCCACGCAGAGTCTATTAACAGTAGCATCTGAATTGGAACACGCTCCTCCCCATGTCCATTGCCTCATTGTGTCGACGACAATGTTTGCCAGAGATGTAGAGAAGACTCCGGCCTACGGGCAGTCATCCGTCGATGCTTCCGAAGAGCCTCAGGTCCTCAATCCCACAATCTCAAATACCAACGCTCCCCCGCCTCCAGTCTTTGACCCGGACAACTTCAACCCTCCCGATGGGGGTTTCCGAGCCTGGTCCCAGGTGTTTGCCGGATTGCTCATCAACTGCCTCGCCTGGGGCTATCCAGCCACCTTTGGAGTCTACCAGTTGCATTACGAGGAGACATTGGGTCTTCCATCATCCCAGATCTCGTGGATCGGTTCATGCCAGACCTTTCTGACCTTTGCCTTTTGCGGTCCGGCTGGCCGTCTCGCTGACGCGGGGTATACTCGAGAGACAGTTGCCGTGGGGAGTATCTTGGCTGTGCTCGGATCATTCATGACAAGTCTCTGTACTGAGTACTGGCAAATCTTCCTCGCCCAGGGTGTCTGTACCGGCATTGGcctcgccctcatcttcatgcCTGCTGTCTCTGTCGTCAGCTCCTACTTCAAAACCAAGAAAGCATTTGCCCTAGCCGTGGCTGCCATGGGCACCGGTGTGGGAGCCATCGTCTTCCCAGCTACTCTGCAGTACCTCATCCCTCAGATTGGTTTCCCTTGGGCCGTCCGGTGTGCTGCTTTCGTCGCTCTTGTCATGGCCACCCTTGCAAACATTATTCTGAAGCCCTACTTGCCCCCAAGGAGATCCGGACCCCTGGTAGAGTGGGAGGCATTCAGAGAACTTCCATATCTGTTCTTCTCCCTTGGTGCCTTTCTCAACTTCTATGCCCTGTACTTTGGCTTCTTCTATGTGAGCCACTCACCGCTTGTCCTTGCCCAATCTCTTATGCAATTTACTGACTTGAGACGTAGATAAATGTCTATGCCCGTAATGTTATCGGCTTCACATCTGTCGAAGCAGTCAGTCTtctgctcatcatcaatgcCCTGAGCATCCCTGCACGACCCATAGTTGGCTATCTCGCAGACAACGTCCTGGGGCCCATTAATACCTTTCTCATCGGTATCGTCGTACTCGGAGGAATGGTCTATGCCTGGATAGGCGTAAAAACCGTTACGGGAATGTACGTCTTTTGCGTCTTCTTCGGATTCGCGAACGGCGCATGTCAGGGCACCTTTGTGGGAGCCAACGCCAGCCTGACTAAGGATCCTCGAAAGATGGGTACTAGGTTTGGTATGGTTCAAACAATCTGCGCCTTTGCTAGTTTGGCTGGTGCACCGACTGCTggtgccatcatcgacaaaTCTGGCGGCGACTTTGTCTGGGCCCAGGTTTGGGGCGGAACTGTGCTCTTGATGGGAGCCTCCATGGTCATGGCTTCTCGGATTGCCTCGAGCGGCTGGGTTCTCTTCGCCAAGATATGAGACtgaaggagagagaaaaCAAGAGAAGATCGAGTATGCTTGGAAAGAGGGAATGGAAACCAGGGTCATTGACGGAACAAACAAATTGGAAAGTGTAACAGTTAACCAAAAGCAATCAGTTAATGTCTAAATTAAAAGCTGCTTTAGAGGCAGTCGTTTTTTATAGTCTGCGCAACTGGTGCAAAGCCGTGATAATGAGTCGGGCGATCTGGCTGCCGTCTTGCCAGACAAAGTCATGCTCGCCCCTGAGATCCTTGAGCACCTGCACATCAATCCCCTGCTGGGTCAGAAGAGCTGCCATGTTGTCGATCTCGGGTCCGTCGATGAGAGTGTCCTCAGGCGACCATGCAAGGACGGTCAGCTTTCCACTAGTCCATCTATCCTTGAAGCTGGAGCCGAATCGAGCCGGGGACGCCTTGTTCCAGGCAGTCTGGTCTTCACCAAATGCAGAGGAAATGAAACCGGCATAGTTGCCACCGAACCTCTCGTTGAGACCGACCAGGTCAAAGATGCCAGAAAcaccgatgatggcgacgggAAGAGGTGCCTGCGCATGGGAAGCGAGGACATCATCTCCCATCAGTAGTTGGAAGGCAAGCGTTGCGCCGGCAGAGTGACCGACCAAGATGTAGTCGTCTGCCAACTTGTACTTGCCCTGCAGGAAGTTAAGAGCTGACCAGATATCTTCAATGTGGTCAGGGTGTTTGGCATCACGGGCCTCGGCCTTATTGGTAGAGTCATGAGGGAACTCAGGGTGAGGTGACAGCCGGTAGTCAATGCTGATGAAACCCTTGATATCCTCCAGCGCGACAGCACCGGATATAACAGTGCGCTTGATGGATTCCGCAAAATCGTCCTCGGTGTTTCGAGGGTCACGCCAGCCGCCTCCATGGATGAACCTGTGGGCATATCAATCAGCACGTCGACACAATTGCAGATTCCACATGGCATCATACACCACCCAGTAGCCCGTTTCCTGGTCAGGGCGGTCCTTGAAGCGCCACACGCCCAGCTTCTGGCGACTGTGGTCGCCGTACTTGTGGGACGTGTAAGTGAGTCCCAGGGACTGATCCTTAGCAAGCTCCGCCATCTTGGTAAACTTGGGGCGAGACAATTGGAGCTGTGAAGCGGAGCGGGATATCAGGGTGACCACAGAGGCTGAGACTTGTGGAGACGGGTGGGAGGAATCAAgacttggccaaggatggcGTCAACGTCAGATCGTAAGTGTTTGATGGAAACCTCGTGGGATTCACAATTGCGCTGAGGCCATTCGCGTGGGGGCTGAAGTAAGAGTCAGGGTGAAGCTTGCATCGAACGgctgttgatgagaagagtGAGGGGTCTGGTTTGTGGTGATGCTCCGCTCTTCCCATTCGCCAATCGGACGCTCTTTCCACTTTGTCGGGTCCCTCTGGTTTGGCAGATCGCACGACAGCTTTTTGGCAAGAGCGACTGACTGCTGTGTCGCAAGCTCCAGTGTCAGCGGGAAGGAAGGAGCTCCTCCCGCCCGTCATGGAACTCAAGTTCCTTCCATGAGCCGCTCACGGAACAGCGGATGAACGTGTTCCGTCCTTCCGTCTTCCCGTCTTCCATTTCCACTTACATACCTTGCGACACCTTATTCCGGATGACTTGGACTAATCATCTACCACCATAGACGATGTCTTCCGATAAACATCAAGTTTGTTCGCCAGCGAAAAAACCGGAATCACCAACTGTTGGGTAAAAGTGGCCCGCGCTCAATTATACCAGCAGAATGGTGTGAATATGAACCAACAGAACGGAAACCATGGACCGTTCACGGAAC
This genomic interval from Fusarium keratoplasticum isolate Fu6.1 chromosome 9, whole genome shotgun sequence contains the following:
- a CDS encoding Kynurenine formamidase, with the translated sequence MAELAKDQSLGLTYTSHKYGDHSRQKLGVWRFKDRPDQETGYWVVFIHGGGWRDPRNTEDDFAESIKRTVISGAVALEDIKGFISIDYRLSPHPEFPHDSTNKAEARDAKHPDHIEDIWSALNFLQGKYKLADDYILVGHSAGATLAFQLLMGDDVLASHAQAPLPVAIIGVSGIFDLVGLNERFGGNYAGFISSAFGEDQTAWNKASPARFGSSFKDRWTSGKLTVLAWSPEDTLIDGPEIDNMAALLTQQGIDVQVLKDLRGEHDFVWQDGSQIARLIITALHQLRRL